In one Geoglobus acetivorans genomic region, the following are encoded:
- a CDS encoding 2-hydroxyacid dehydrogenase, whose protein sequence is MTQEEYVVVSMSPLPESFVESLFAPFKSQLKGDLKIIGVFGKPRDEVLEILENADVVLGDYSFQMKIDEEMVEHMKKVRLIQQPSTGFDHIDLEACRKHGIPVANAGGANTASVAEWSVMAALMLMKRILYAHETTKNWEWAQWKLMDMGTFDLLGKTWGIIGFGRIGRETARRARAFGARIVYHDKFRNEQAESELEAEFSDLGKLLRMSDVISIHVPLTPETKEMIGQKELRMMKPTAIFINPSRGELVDEEALARALKEKWIMGAAIDVYSKEPPDRDHPLLKLAKEAKVNLLLTPHIAGANADARARIIQHSVQNILRVLAGGQPESVVNM, encoded by the coding sequence ATGACACAGGAAGAGTATGTTGTCGTTTCCATGAGCCCGCTGCCGGAGTCTTTTGTGGAGAGCCTTTTTGCACCCTTTAAAAGCCAGCTGAAAGGAGACCTGAAAATTATAGGGGTGTTCGGGAAACCGAGAGACGAGGTGCTTGAAATTCTTGAAAACGCAGATGTCGTGCTTGGGGACTACAGCTTCCAGATGAAGATTGACGAGGAGATGGTTGAACACATGAAAAAAGTCAGGCTGATTCAGCAGCCGAGCACGGGTTTTGACCACATAGACCTCGAGGCATGCAGAAAGCATGGCATTCCCGTCGCAAATGCAGGCGGAGCCAATACAGCAAGTGTTGCCGAGTGGTCAGTCATGGCGGCCCTCATGCTTATGAAGAGAATTCTCTACGCCCACGAAACAACGAAAAACTGGGAATGGGCACAGTGGAAGCTCATGGACATGGGCACATTTGACCTCTTAGGCAAAACATGGGGGATTATCGGTTTCGGACGGATTGGGAGGGAGACTGCCAGAAGGGCAAGAGCTTTCGGCGCGAGAATAGTATATCACGACAAATTCAGAAATGAACAGGCCGAGAGTGAGCTTGAGGCCGAGTTCTCAGACCTCGGAAAGCTTTTGAGGATGAGCGACGTCATTTCAATCCACGTCCCCCTGACCCCCGAAACAAAGGAAATGATCGGCCAGAAGGAGCTTAGAATGATGAAGCCAACGGCCATTTTCATAAATCCATCGAGAGGCGAGCTTGTGGATGAAGAAGCTCTTGCCAGAGCATTGAAGGAGAAGTGGATCATGGGCGCTGCGATTGACGTGTATTCCAAAGAGCCTCCCGACAGGGACCATCCTCTGCTTAAACTTGCGAAGGAGGCGAAGGTTAACCTGCTCCTGACACCGCACATAGCCGGAGCAAATGCTGATGCACGAGCGAGAATCATTCAGCACAGCGTTCAGAACATACTGAGGGTGCTTGCCGGTGGTCAGCCCGAGTCAGTCGTGAACATGTGA
- a CDS encoding MIP/aquaporin family protein, whose product MTLVKKCVSELVGTALLVYFGAGSAVITLMISNKAQTPNEFNIGIGALGGLGDWLAIGMAFALIISAVIYSLGRVSGAHINPAVTIALWATKRFPTSEVAPYIVAQLIGASLGSILFLASVGSNAALIGGMGATAPFPGISYGQAIITEAIGTFVLMLVIMGVAVDERAPPGFAGLIIGLTVGGIIITIGNITGSSLNPARTFGPYLVDSMYGINLWQYFPIYIIGPILGAVAAAFLYDYLAGK is encoded by the coding sequence ATGACACTTGTAAAGAAATGCGTCTCCGAGCTCGTGGGAACTGCTCTGCTCGTTTATTTCGGTGCAGGTTCTGCAGTAATCACGCTCATGATCTCCAACAAAGCCCAGACACCAAACGAATTCAATATCGGCATTGGAGCTCTGGGTGGACTTGGGGACTGGCTCGCAATAGGAATGGCCTTCGCGCTGATAATATCTGCCGTCATATACTCACTTGGGAGGGTCAGTGGAGCCCACATCAACCCCGCCGTAACCATTGCGCTCTGGGCAACAAAGAGGTTTCCAACCTCTGAAGTCGCACCGTACATCGTTGCACAGCTGATTGGGGCGAGTCTTGGCAGCATTCTCTTCCTGGCAAGTGTCGGGAGCAACGCAGCGCTTATCGGAGGAATGGGTGCCACCGCACCATTTCCGGGAATAAGTTATGGGCAGGCCATCATTACAGAGGCGATCGGAACTTTTGTGCTGATGCTGGTCATAATGGGTGTCGCAGTTGATGAACGTGCCCCACCGGGGTTTGCAGGGCTTATAATCGGCCTTACAGTCGGAGGAATAATCATAACAATCGGAAACATCACAGGCTCATCACTGAACCCTGCAAGAACCTTCGGACCTTACCTCGTGGATTCGATGTATGGTATAAACCTCTGGCAGTACTTCCCGATATACATCATCGGCCCGATACTGGGGGCAGTTGCTGCAGCATTCCTTTACGACTATCTGGCAGGCAAGTAA
- a CDS encoding DUF2180 family protein: MKCYICKEQGKDTEAVAICIVCGMGVCMEHLVRKDVELWKGDYPFPSRKLKKTVPRILCSICNEAYEEG, translated from the coding sequence ATGAAATGTTATATTTGTAAAGAGCAGGGGAAAGATACCGAGGCTGTTGCGATCTGCATTGTCTGCGGAATGGGAGTCTGCATGGAGCATCTTGTGAGGAAGGACGTCGAGCTCTGGAAAGGAGATTACCCCTTCCCATCAAGAAAGCTGAAAAAGACCGTGCCGAGAATCCTGTGCTCCATCTGCAATGAAGCGTACGAGGAGGGCTGA
- a CDS encoding sensor histidine kinase produces MDKVTLAFLITAILISSVISAAITVAYINLDTYTTHFSTQIEEKMKTKVNSIEKLLNSKIDAQKKEFMFVASHREVSSFFNRFAKTKMSGNLSPPYPSEFSNSSEYRRLIELFLSVGNSSDDIEMLRIFWKDGYVVAGTVYEREDFFDYKGDKKWFEETISGNVSDIYISPINIARHTETPAIRYTMPLYYDGQVMGLLIANYNFEKSFSIIKELYMNGSEHIFIVDPHYENAEGEILGPRFIVNTVDPSREFNESCPVCPLLNLADFRDKEGFVKFSYGNETEFYGYYKWARLKNGRDYLIISAVKSDVLTGLLYESYRGAMISAVGIAGIFAILGLVLSNFILRPIEDLIQKSRLISRGLYEMKIGPRRDYREARLLSEAIGEMKENLYKYSKRLEEYGDGVRLVNSIIRHDIANHLTSALIYLEMYEETGEKDYLLRLEASLERLKKVLDVSRVLEAVLKEGEKREVNLRDVLVKVGRLYPEIEINVEGDCRVSVDSGIEVVFDNLIQNSIKHGNATRVDIRIEETPEYCIIEYHDNGRGIPDEIADKIFDPGFSTSGGGFGLYIVKLMLTRYDGEITIERSEQGARFIIRIKK; encoded by the coding sequence ATGGACAAAGTTACTCTCGCATTTTTGATCACCGCCATTCTCATATCCTCCGTAATTTCGGCTGCAATTACCGTCGCTTACATCAATCTGGACACCTATACCACACATTTCAGCACTCAGATTGAAGAAAAAATGAAGACTAAGGTGAACTCCATTGAGAAACTTCTCAACAGCAAAATAGATGCTCAGAAGAAGGAGTTCATGTTTGTCGCATCACATAGGGAAGTCTCTTCTTTTTTCAACAGGTTCGCAAAAACCAAAATGTCCGGAAATTTGAGTCCTCCCTATCCTTCCGAGTTCAGTAACAGCTCTGAATACCGCAGATTAATCGAACTTTTCCTGTCTGTGGGCAATTCGAGTGATGACATTGAAATGCTGAGGATCTTCTGGAAGGATGGCTACGTGGTTGCGGGGACCGTTTACGAACGAGAGGATTTTTTTGATTACAAGGGCGATAAAAAGTGGTTTGAGGAGACAATATCCGGCAACGTTTCCGACATCTACATATCTCCGATAAACATTGCGAGACACACGGAAACACCGGCTATAAGATACACAATGCCACTCTACTATGATGGTCAGGTAATGGGCCTGCTTATTGCAAATTACAACTTTGAAAAGTCTTTTTCGATTATTAAGGAGCTTTACATGAACGGGTCTGAGCATATCTTCATTGTAGATCCGCATTATGAAAACGCCGAGGGCGAAATCCTGGGACCGAGGTTCATTGTGAATACTGTCGATCCGTCCAGGGAGTTTAACGAATCCTGTCCGGTGTGTCCGCTGCTGAATCTCGCTGATTTTCGGGATAAAGAGGGTTTCGTTAAATTCTCTTATGGCAACGAGACTGAGTTTTACGGGTATTACAAGTGGGCCAGACTCAAGAACGGGAGAGATTATCTCATTATCAGCGCCGTGAAGTCGGATGTTCTTACCGGGCTTCTCTATGAGTCTTACAGGGGTGCGATGATAAGTGCCGTTGGTATTGCGGGGATATTTGCCATACTGGGGCTCGTTCTCTCGAACTTCATTTTAAGGCCAATTGAGGACCTCATTCAGAAATCCAGGCTGATATCCAGAGGACTGTATGAAATGAAAATCGGACCGAGAAGAGATTACAGGGAAGCGAGGCTGCTTTCAGAGGCCATTGGTGAAATGAAGGAAAACCTGTACAAGTATTCCAAGAGGCTTGAGGAGTATGGGGATGGGGTCAGGCTTGTTAATTCCATAATCAGGCACGACATAGCAAACCACCTCACCTCCGCACTGATCTATCTCGAGATGTATGAGGAGACTGGAGAGAAAGATTACCTCTTAAGGCTGGAAGCATCACTCGAAAGGCTGAAAAAGGTGCTGGATGTTTCAAGAGTTCTGGAAGCTGTTCTCAAGGAGGGCGAGAAACGAGAGGTAAACCTCAGAGACGTGCTGGTGAAGGTGGGCAGGCTTTATCCGGAAATTGAAATCAACGTGGAGGGCGATTGCAGGGTTAGTGTTGATAGTGGCATAGAGGTCGTGTTTGACAACCTCATACAGAACTCCATAAAACACGGGAATGCTACCAGAGTGGACATACGGATTGAAGAGACTCCGGAATACTGCATAATCGAGTATCATGATAATGGAAGGGGCATACCTGATGAAATTGCGGACAAAATCTTCGATCCAGGTTTCAGCACGTCTGGAGGTGGGTTTGGACTGTACATTGTGAAGCTTATGCTCACGAGGTACGATGGCGAGATTACCATCGAGAGGTCAGAGCAGGGGGCAAGGTTCATCATCAGAATTAAAAAATGA